In Schlegelella aquatica, one DNA window encodes the following:
- the trpD gene encoding anthranilate phosphoribosyltransferase, producing MPISNTDALVRVIEHREIFHDEMLALMRRIMSGEMSPVMIAALAIGLRVKKETIGEITAAAQVMREFATPVQVADKTHLVDLCGTGGDAAHTFNISTAAMIVAAAAGARVAKHGGRAVSSSTGSADVLEALGAHILLTPEQIARCLEETGIGFMFAPNHHGSMKHAAPVRKELGVRTIFNILGPLTNPAAAPNQLMGVFHPDLVGIQVRVLQRLGAEHVMVVYGMNGMDEISLSGETMVGELKDGEVREYTIHPADFGLPVYDARVLRVASKEESVQCIQRALANEDGPVRDIVLLNAAGALYCANVVSSIAEGVRLAREAVASGKALAKLSQFVNTTQRLKEEVA from the coding sequence ATGCCGATCAGCAACACCGACGCGCTGGTGCGCGTCATCGAGCACCGCGAGATCTTCCATGACGAGATGCTGGCGCTGATGCGCCGGATCATGAGCGGAGAGATGTCGCCTGTGATGATCGCCGCGCTGGCCATCGGCCTGCGCGTGAAGAAGGAAACCATCGGCGAGATCACCGCGGCCGCGCAGGTGATGCGCGAGTTCGCCACGCCGGTCCAGGTGGCCGACAAGACGCACCTGGTCGACCTGTGCGGCACGGGCGGCGACGCGGCGCACACCTTCAACATCTCCACGGCCGCGATGATCGTCGCCGCCGCGGCCGGCGCGCGCGTGGCCAAGCACGGCGGGCGCGCGGTGTCGTCCAGCACCGGCAGCGCCGACGTCCTCGAGGCGCTGGGCGCGCACATCCTGCTCACGCCCGAGCAGATCGCGCGCTGTCTGGAGGAAACCGGCATCGGCTTCATGTTCGCGCCCAACCATCACGGCTCGATGAAGCACGCCGCGCCCGTGCGCAAGGAGCTGGGGGTGCGCACCATCTTCAACATCCTGGGGCCGCTCACCAACCCGGCCGCCGCGCCCAACCAGTTGATGGGCGTGTTCCACCCCGATCTCGTCGGCATCCAGGTGCGCGTGCTCCAGCGGCTGGGCGCCGAGCACGTGATGGTCGTCTACGGCATGAACGGCATGGACGAGATCTCGCTGTCGGGCGAGACCATGGTGGGCGAACTCAAAGACGGCGAGGTGCGCGAGTACACGATCCACCCGGCCGACTTCGGCCTGCCGGTGTACGACGCGCGGGTGCTGCGCGTGGCGAGCAAGGAGGAGTCGGTGCAGTGCATCCAGCGCGCGCTCGCCAACGAGGACGGGCCGGTGCGCGACATCGTGCTGCTCAATGCCGCCGGCGCGCTCTACTGTGCCAACGTGGTCTCCTCGATCGCCGAAGGGGTGCGCCTGGCGCGTGAAGCGGTCGCATCCGGCAAGGCGCTCGCCAAGCTGAGCCAGTTCGTCAACACCACGCAAAGGCTCAAGGAGGAGGTGGCATGA
- a CDS encoding anthranilate synthase component II — protein sequence MLLMIDNYDSFTYNLVQYFAELGEDVRVFRNDEITLEGIAELRPDHLVLSPGPCSPAEAGICVEAIRHFAGRLPILGVCLGHQSIGAAFGGRIVRAQRQMHGKASTITTDGRGVYTDLPREFSVIRYHSLAIERASLPACLAITSTSEDGEIMGVRHEALPIEGVQFHPESILSEHGHAMLKNFLTHVR from the coding sequence ATGCTGCTGATGATCGACAACTACGACTCCTTCACCTACAACCTGGTGCAGTATTTCGCCGAGCTGGGCGAGGACGTGCGCGTCTTCCGCAACGACGAGATCACGCTGGAAGGCATCGCCGAACTGCGGCCCGACCATCTGGTGCTCTCGCCGGGGCCCTGCTCGCCGGCCGAGGCCGGCATCTGCGTCGAGGCGATCCGCCACTTCGCCGGCCGGCTGCCCATCCTCGGCGTGTGCCTGGGCCACCAGAGCATCGGCGCGGCCTTCGGCGGCCGCATCGTGCGCGCGCAGCGCCAGATGCACGGCAAGGCCAGCACCATCACCACCGACGGGCGCGGCGTCTACACCGACTTGCCGCGCGAGTTCAGCGTGATCCGCTATCACTCGCTGGCGATCGAGCGCGCCTCGCTGCCCGCGTGCCTTGCGATCACCTCCACCTCGGAGGACGGCGAGATCATGGGCGTGCGCCACGAGGCGCTGCCGATCGAGGGGGTGCAGTTCCATCCCGAATCGATACTCAGCGAGCACGGCCACGCGATGCTCAAGAACTTCCTCACCCACGTACGTTGA
- the trpE gene encoding anthranilate synthase component I: MITELEFQSLSQQGYNRIPLISEAFADLETPLSLYLKLAYATGRSRYSFLLESVVGGERFGRYSFIGLPARTFLRTTGWKTEVVTDDRVVETHEGNPLDFLAEYQSRFKVALRPGLPRFCGGLAGYFGYDTVRYIEPKLAQTVKPDGIGTPDILLLHTEELAVIDNLSGRLYLIVYADPREPEAYFRAKRRLAELADQLRYSVTAPAVKRGVSHAVEREFAKDDYLRAVERAKEYIAAGDMMQVQIGQRLKKRYTGSPLSLYRALRSLNPSPYMYFYDMGDFQIVGASPEILVRHEHVPEGEKVIIRPIAGTRPRGATPEQDKALEQELLADPKERAEHLMLIDLARNDIGRIAQTGSVQVTEAFVIERYSHVMHIVSHVEGLLKPGMTNLDVLRATFPAGTLTGAPKIRAMEIIDELEPVKRGVYGGACGYLSYAGDMDVAIAIRTGIVKDHTLYVQAAAGVVADSVPELEWKETEAKARALLRAAELVEEGF; this comes from the coding sequence GTGATCACCGAACTCGAATTCCAGAGCCTGTCGCAACAAGGCTACAACCGCATCCCCCTCATTTCCGAGGCGTTCGCCGACCTCGAGACGCCGCTGTCGCTGTACCTGAAACTCGCCTACGCCACCGGCCGCAGCCGCTACAGCTTCCTGCTGGAGTCGGTGGTCGGCGGCGAGCGCTTCGGCCGCTATTCCTTCATCGGCCTGCCGGCGCGCACCTTCTTGCGCACCACCGGCTGGAAGACCGAGGTGGTCACCGACGACCGGGTCGTCGAGACGCACGAGGGCAATCCCCTCGACTTTCTGGCCGAGTACCAGTCGCGCTTCAAGGTCGCGCTGCGTCCCGGCTTGCCGCGCTTTTGCGGCGGGCTGGCGGGCTACTTCGGCTACGACACCGTGCGCTACATCGAGCCCAAGCTCGCGCAGACCGTCAAGCCCGACGGCATCGGCACGCCGGACATCCTGCTGCTGCACACCGAGGAACTGGCCGTCATCGACAACCTCTCGGGGCGGCTGTACCTGATCGTCTATGCCGACCCGCGCGAGCCGGAGGCGTACTTCCGCGCCAAGCGGCGGCTGGCCGAACTGGCCGACCAGTTGCGCTACAGCGTCACCGCCCCGGCGGTCAAGCGCGGCGTCTCGCATGCCGTGGAACGCGAGTTCGCCAAGGACGACTACCTGCGCGCCGTCGAGCGAGCCAAGGAGTACATCGCGGCCGGCGACATGATGCAGGTGCAGATCGGCCAGCGCCTCAAGAAGCGCTACACCGGCTCGCCGCTGTCGCTGTACCGGGCGCTGCGCTCGCTGAACCCGTCGCCCTACATGTACTTCTACGACATGGGCGACTTCCAGATCGTGGGCGCCTCGCCGGAGATCCTGGTGCGGCACGAGCACGTGCCCGAGGGCGAGAAGGTCATCATCCGCCCCATCGCCGGCACCCGCCCGCGCGGTGCGACGCCGGAGCAGGACAAGGCGCTGGAACAGGAGCTGCTCGCCGATCCGAAGGAGCGCGCCGAGCACCTGATGCTGATCGACCTGGCTCGCAACGACATCGGCCGCATCGCGCAGACCGGCAGCGTCCAGGTCACCGAGGCCTTCGTCATCGAGCGCTACTCGCACGTGATGCACATCGTCAGCCACGTGGAGGGGCTGCTCAAGCCCGGCATGACCAACCTCGACGTGCTGCGCGCCACCTTCCCGGCCGGTACCTTGACCGGCGCGCCGAAGATCCGCGCGATGGAGATCATCGACGAGCTGGAGCCGGTCAAGCGCGGCGTCTACGGCGGGGCCTGCGGCTACCTCAGCTACGCCGGCGACATGGACGTGGCGATCGCGATCCGCACCGGCATCGTCAAGGACCACACCCTCTATGTGCAGGCCGCCGCCGGGGTGGTGGCCGACTCGGTGCCCGAGCTCGAATGGAAGGAGACCGAGGCCAAGGCCCGGGCCCTGCTGCGCGCGGCCGAGCTGGTGGAAGAAGGCTTCTGA
- a CDS encoding chalcone isomerase family protein — protein sequence MKRRLLAAGLAAASLAVFTGLAHSQPVDVAGVKYAPEVTVGGAKLQLNGAGVRYKAIFKVYAAGLYLTAKANTPQAALTAPGPKRLHIVMLRDIDGNELGKLFTRGMEQNASREDFAKSIPGTIKMGEIFAAKKMLAQGESFQVDWLPGQGTVISINGKQAAEPIKEPEFYSSLMKIWLGNNPADAQLKELLLGKEPKSVRNDGA from the coding sequence ATGAAACGTCGTCTACTCGCCGCTGGGCTGGCCGCTGCCTCGCTCGCCGTCTTCACCGGGCTCGCGCACTCGCAACCGGTGGATGTGGCGGGCGTGAAGTACGCACCGGAGGTCACCGTCGGGGGCGCCAAGCTTCAACTCAATGGCGCCGGGGTGCGCTACAAGGCGATCTTCAAGGTGTACGCGGCAGGGCTCTACCTCACCGCCAAGGCCAACACGCCCCAGGCCGCGCTGACGGCGCCGGGCCCCAAGCGGCTGCACATCGTGATGCTGCGCGACATCGACGGCAACGAGCTGGGCAAGCTCTTCACCCGCGGCATGGAGCAGAACGCCTCTCGCGAGGACTTCGCCAAGTCCATCCCCGGCACGATCAAGATGGGCGAGATCTTCGCCGCCAAGAAGATGCTCGCGCAGGGCGAGTCGTTCCAGGTCGATTGGCTGCCGGGCCAGGGCACGGTCATCTCGATCAACGGCAAGCAAGCGGCCGAGCCGATCAAGGAGCCGGAGTTCTACAGCTCGCTGATGAAGATCTGGCTGGGCAACAACCCCGCGGACGCGCAGCTCAAGGAGCTGCTGCTGGGCAAGGAGCCGAAGTCCGTGCGCAACGACGGGGCGTGA
- the gph gene encoding phosphoglycolate phosphatase (PGP is an essential enzyme in the glycolate salvage pathway in higher organisms (photorespiration in plants). Phosphoglycolate results from the oxidase activity of RubisCO in the Calvin cycle when concentrations of carbon dioxide are low relative to oxygen. This enzyme is a member of the Haloacid Dehalogenase (HAD) superfamily of aspartate-nucleophile hydrolase enzymes (PF00702).): protein MKLAHVRAALIDLDGTLVDTLGDFVVALGRMLRELGLPAVDRAFVERTVGKGSEHLLRQTLLHVTGDPQAPERWFEAAWQAYQRHYLAINGEHAAVYLGVVEGLERLRSRGWPLGCLTNKPTAFARPLLERKGLAGYFQQVWGGDAFERKKPDPLPLLKACEALGMAPAHTLMIGDSHNDAQAARAAGCPVVLVTYGYNHGQPVHTAGADGYIERLDALPL from the coding sequence ATGAAGCTCGCACACGTGCGTGCTGCCCTGATCGACCTGGACGGCACGCTGGTCGACACGCTCGGCGACTTCGTCGTCGCGCTCGGCCGCATGCTGCGGGAGCTCGGCCTGCCCGCGGTCGACCGCGCCTTCGTCGAGCGCACCGTGGGCAAGGGCTCCGAGCATCTGTTGCGGCAGACCCTGCTGCACGTCACCGGCGACCCGCAAGCGCCCGAGCGGTGGTTCGAGGCTGCCTGGCAGGCCTACCAGCGCCACTACCTGGCGATCAACGGCGAACACGCCGCCGTCTATCTCGGGGTCGTGGAAGGGCTGGAGCGGCTGCGTTCGCGGGGCTGGCCGCTCGGGTGTCTGACCAACAAGCCGACGGCCTTCGCACGGCCACTTCTCGAGCGCAAGGGGCTGGCGGGGTACTTCCAGCAGGTCTGGGGCGGCGATGCGTTCGAGCGCAAGAAGCCCGACCCCTTGCCCCTGCTCAAAGCGTGCGAGGCGCTGGGCATGGCCCCGGCCCACACGCTGATGATCGGCGACTCGCACAACGATGCCCAGGCGGCACGGGCGGCCGGCTGCCCCGTCGTGCTCGTCACCTACGGGTACAACCACGGCCAGCCGGTGCACACCGCGGGGGCCGACGGATACATCGAGCGGCTCGACGCGCTGCCGCTGTAG
- the rpe gene encoding ribulose-phosphate 3-epimerase, giving the protein MSRYRIAPSILSADFARLGEEVRHVIAAGADWIHFDVMDNHYVPNLTFGPMVCEALRKHAVTADGHRVPIDVHLMVQPVDALAQAFARAGADLISFHPDASTHVDRTLQLIKAEGCQAGLVFNPASPVDVLEWVIDKVDLVLIMSVNPGFGGQSFIPSALRKIERVRRIIDASGRDIRLEVDGGIKVDNIRQVADAGADTFVAGSAIFGQPDYKAVIDAMRARLAAA; this is encoded by the coding sequence ATGTCCCGCTACCGCATCGCCCCCAGCATCCTGTCGGCCGACTTCGCCCGCCTCGGCGAGGAGGTGCGCCACGTCATCGCCGCCGGCGCCGACTGGATCCACTTCGACGTGATGGACAACCATTACGTGCCCAACCTCACGTTCGGGCCCATGGTGTGCGAGGCCCTGCGCAAGCATGCGGTGACGGCCGACGGCCACCGCGTACCGATCGACGTGCACCTGATGGTGCAGCCCGTCGACGCCCTCGCGCAGGCGTTCGCCCGCGCGGGTGCGGACCTCATCAGCTTCCATCCGGATGCGTCCACCCACGTGGACCGCACGCTGCAACTCATCAAGGCCGAAGGCTGCCAGGCCGGCCTGGTGTTCAACCCCGCCTCGCCGGTGGACGTGCTCGAGTGGGTGATCGACAAGGTCGATCTGGTGCTCATCATGAGCGTCAATCCCGGCTTCGGCGGGCAAAGCTTCATTCCCAGCGCGCTGCGCAAGATCGAGCGGGTGCGCCGGATCATCGACGCGAGCGGCCGCGACATCCGCCTCGAGGTCGACGGCGGCATCAAGGTCGACAACATCCGCCAGGTCGCCGACGCCGGCGCCGACACGTTCGTGGCCGGCAGCGCGATCTTCGGGCAGCCCGACTACAAGGCCGTGATCGACGCGATGCGCGCGCGTCTTGCCGCCGCATGA
- the apaG gene encoding Co2+/Mg2+ efflux protein ApaG codes for MTAYQFTCTVHPQYLPEQSDPAQGIYAFAYTVTIRNTGRVAAQLISRHWVITDATGRVEEVKGLGVVGHQPLLKPGEGFEYTSWTRIATPHGTMSGSYFCVAEDGERFEAPIPAFALSADRSGLH; via the coding sequence ATGACCGCGTACCAGTTCACCTGCACCGTCCATCCGCAGTACCTGCCGGAGCAATCCGACCCTGCACAAGGGATCTACGCGTTCGCCTACACGGTGACGATCCGCAACACCGGCCGGGTCGCGGCACAGCTGATCTCCCGCCACTGGGTGATCACGGACGCCACCGGGCGCGTGGAGGAGGTCAAGGGGCTGGGCGTGGTGGGCCACCAGCCCCTGCTCAAGCCCGGCGAGGGCTTCGAGTACACGAGTTGGACGCGCATTGCCACGCCGCACGGCACGATGAGCGGAAGCTACTTCTGCGTGGCCGAGGACGGCGAGCGCTTCGAGGCGCCGATCCCCGCCTTTGCGCTTTCTGCCGACCGCAGCGGGCTGCATTGA
- a CDS encoding site-specific recombinase, whose amino-acid sequence MKGKLLALLRQSTWDLNSLLAALEPGAAAAERNLWWVRLAEWLRHAPVHAEPGTRGDTPLPVLRLRLLLQRLEREPDARSRVARTLASTLREMDATLLLADFGFAPRMAFFSEVGERLQRRLLPGTPETRDLSELFQLVFSHPEDADWLASIDDETLARVGALVAEALAPPEQAEEAPAAGPGGAATRWRGALLDALMFCISQVEATAFSAEVRTRMSPQAQPLVPFRQLMRSFEALRGLIEDEDGGALGLRDPGTEAGPAAQAARTADLERAMSYMRAVLDACRRDAATVRDHLEEHGISVDIVFATQQLQARLDRIERLLECLLSAPGTPGAACGRQTGPSEAARAVQRLFVEFAQTAQHRRSVRALLARNYSLLARKVVERSAEAGEHYITRTRSEYLQMVGRAAGGGAITAITVFVKFLLTGWGLSPFFAGLAAGLNYAVSFVAIQLAHFTLATKQPAMTAPAMAARLADVGTDEAVERFVDELAHLTRTQVAGILGNVMVVLPCVWALQGLAQWALGAPLVGEAKARWAVESLSVLGWTPVFAAGTGVLLFASSLVAGWAENWFVLHRLGSALRWNPRILSRLGAARAQRWAAFLESNISGFAGNVSLGLMLGLVPAVAVFFGIHFDVRHVTLASGQLGAALGALGGQLVYEPAFWLAVAGIAVTGALNVTVSFLLAFRLALRSRNLRLRDRARIYAAVRRRLVQRPGSFLWPPRAAKAQPA is encoded by the coding sequence ATGAAGGGGAAGCTGCTGGCCTTGCTCAGGCAGTCGACCTGGGATCTGAACTCCTTGCTCGCCGCGCTGGAGCCCGGCGCGGCAGCGGCCGAGCGCAACCTGTGGTGGGTGCGGCTGGCCGAATGGCTGCGCCACGCCCCGGTCCACGCGGAGCCCGGCACGCGGGGGGACACGCCGCTGCCGGTGCTGCGGTTGCGGCTGCTACTCCAGCGCCTGGAACGAGAGCCGGACGCGCGATCGCGCGTGGCCCGGACGCTCGCGTCCACGCTGCGCGAGATGGACGCCACCTTGCTGCTGGCCGACTTCGGCTTCGCGCCCCGGATGGCCTTCTTCTCGGAGGTGGGCGAGCGCCTGCAACGCCGGCTGCTGCCCGGCACGCCCGAAACGCGGGACTTGTCCGAGCTGTTCCAGCTGGTGTTCTCGCACCCCGAAGATGCCGACTGGCTCGCGTCCATCGACGACGAGACGCTGGCTCGGGTGGGGGCCCTGGTGGCCGAGGCTTTGGCTCCCCCCGAGCAGGCCGAGGAGGCGCCGGCCGCCGGCCCGGGCGGCGCCGCCACACGCTGGCGTGGCGCGCTGCTCGACGCCCTGATGTTCTGCATCAGCCAGGTGGAGGCGACGGCGTTCTCGGCCGAGGTCCGCACCCGCATGTCGCCGCAGGCCCAGCCGCTCGTCCCGTTCCGGCAGCTCATGCGCAGCTTCGAGGCGCTGCGCGGTCTGATCGAGGACGAGGACGGCGGGGCCCTCGGCCTGCGCGACCCCGGCACGGAGGCGGGCCCCGCCGCGCAGGCCGCGCGCACCGCGGACCTCGAGCGCGCGATGAGCTACATGCGCGCCGTGCTCGACGCCTGCCGACGCGATGCGGCCACGGTGCGAGATCACCTGGAGGAGCACGGCATCTCGGTGGACATCGTGTTCGCCACGCAGCAGCTCCAGGCGCGGCTGGATCGGATCGAACGCCTGCTGGAGTGCCTGCTGAGCGCCCCCGGCACGCCGGGCGCGGCCTGCGGGCGGCAGACCGGCCCCAGCGAAGCGGCCCGCGCGGTGCAGCGGTTGTTCGTCGAATTCGCGCAGACGGCCCAACACCGACGCAGCGTGCGCGCCTTGCTGGCCCGCAACTACTCGCTGCTGGCGCGCAAGGTGGTGGAACGCAGCGCCGAGGCGGGCGAGCACTACATCACCCGCACTCGCAGCGAGTACCTGCAGATGGTGGGACGGGCCGCCGGTGGCGGTGCGATCACCGCGATCACGGTGTTCGTGAAGTTCCTGCTGACGGGCTGGGGGCTGTCGCCCTTCTTCGCGGGGCTGGCCGCGGGCCTCAACTACGCGGTGAGCTTCGTTGCGATCCAACTCGCGCACTTCACGCTGGCGACCAAGCAGCCGGCGATGACGGCTCCGGCGATGGCGGCCCGGCTGGCCGACGTCGGCACGGACGAGGCTGTCGAGCGGTTCGTCGACGAGCTGGCCCATCTGACGCGCACGCAGGTGGCCGGCATCCTGGGCAACGTGATGGTGGTGCTGCCCTGCGTGTGGGCGCTGCAGGGGCTCGCGCAGTGGGCACTGGGCGCGCCGTTGGTCGGCGAGGCCAAGGCGCGGTGGGCGGTGGAGTCGCTCAGCGTGCTGGGCTGGACCCCGGTTTTCGCCGCGGGCACGGGGGTGCTGCTCTTCGCCTCCAGCCTCGTCGCCGGATGGGCGGAAAACTGGTTCGTCTTGCATCGGCTGGGCAGCGCGTTGCGCTGGAACCCGCGCATCCTGTCGCGGCTGGGCGCGGCCCGCGCCCAGCGTTGGGCGGCTTTTCTCGAATCGAACATCTCGGGCTTCGCCGGCAACGTCTCGCTCGGACTGATGCTGGGCCTGGTGCCGGCGGTCGCGGTCTTCTTCGGTATCCATTTCGACGTGCGGCATGTCACGCTGGCCAGCGGACAACTCGGGGCAGCCCTGGGGGCGCTTGGTGGGCAACTCGTGTACGAGCCTGCCTTCTGGCTCGCGGTGGCGGGCATCGCCGTCACGGGCGCGCTCAACGTGACGGTGAGCTTCCTGCTGGCCTTCCGGCTGGCGCTGCGCTCGCGCAACCTGCGTCTGCGCGACCGCGCCCGCATCTACGCCGCCGTGCGCCGGCGGCTGGTGCAGCGGCCGGGGAGCTTCCTGTGGCCGCCGCGCGCGGCGAAAGCGCAGCCGGCGTGA
- the mltA gene encoding murein transglycosylase A, with amino-acid sequence MGSNRQTRASAAARWAVAAILGTLAACGTVPPESPPPPAAAPPAAAAAPGAVIEQPRSRWVPVGWDALPGWGADQLVMAWPALLRSCQRPGPAWVALCAEARGLKDPTETAVRAWLQQRLQPYRVEAKDAPAGTPADVGLVTGYFEPLVEASRLPRGAFRVPLHAPPADLQQRRPYWTRAQLEMLPAAKEALKGREIAYVADPLDALLLQVQGSGRLWVTEPDGSRRLVRVAFAGHNDHPYRSVGRWLVDQGAFTLDQASWPAIKAWARANPQRVQEMLHANPRVVFFREEPLSDPTVGPVGAQGVALTPGRSIAVDKESVPYGTPVWIDTTEPQPWGSPQPPRPLQRLVLAQDTGAAIVGAVRADYFWGWAEGAEDRAGRMKQPLRMWVLWPRR; translated from the coding sequence ATGGGATCGAACAGACAGACGAGGGCAAGCGCCGCCGCGCGCTGGGCGGTTGCGGCGATTCTAGGCACGCTGGCCGCGTGCGGCACGGTGCCGCCGGAAAGCCCCCCGCCCCCTGCGGCCGCCCCGCCTGCCGCCGCGGCCGCGCCAGGCGCCGTGATCGAGCAGCCGCGCTCGCGCTGGGTGCCCGTCGGCTGGGATGCGCTGCCCGGCTGGGGGGCCGACCAGCTCGTGATGGCCTGGCCGGCCCTGTTGCGCAGTTGCCAACGGCCGGGGCCCGCCTGGGTCGCGCTGTGCGCCGAGGCGCGGGGGCTGAAGGACCCGACCGAGACCGCGGTGCGCGCCTGGCTGCAACAGCGATTGCAGCCGTACCGCGTGGAGGCGAAGGACGCCCCGGCCGGCACCCCGGCGGACGTGGGCCTGGTCACCGGCTACTTCGAGCCGCTCGTGGAAGCGAGCCGGCTGCCGCGGGGCGCTTTCCGCGTGCCGCTGCACGCACCGCCGGCCGACCTGCAACAGCGGCGCCCCTACTGGACGCGCGCGCAGCTGGAAATGCTGCCCGCGGCCAAGGAAGCGCTCAAGGGTCGCGAGATCGCGTACGTGGCCGATCCGCTCGATGCCCTGCTGCTGCAGGTGCAGGGGTCGGGCCGACTGTGGGTGACCGAGCCGGACGGCTCGCGCCGGCTGGTGCGCGTGGCCTTCGCGGGCCACAACGACCATCCCTACCGCTCGGTGGGCCGCTGGCTGGTGGACCAGGGCGCCTTCACGCTCGATCAGGCCTCTTGGCCGGCCATCAAGGCGTGGGCGCGCGCCAACCCGCAGCGCGTACAGGAGATGCTGCACGCCAACCCGCGGGTCGTCTTCTTCCGCGAGGAGCCGCTTTCGGACCCGACGGTCGGGCCCGTGGGCGCCCAAGGGGTGGCGCTGACCCCGGGACGCTCGATCGCGGTGGACAAGGAGTCGGTGCCCTACGGCACGCCGGTGTGGATCGACACCACCGAGCCGCAGCCCTGGGGCAGCCCGCAGCCGCCGCGGCCGCTGCAGCGCCTGGTGCTGGCGCAGGACACCGGCGCCGCCATCGTCGGTGCCGTGCGCGCCGACTACTTCTGGGGCTGGGCCGAAGGGGCCGAGGACCGGGCTGGACGCATGAAGCAGCCGCTGCGCATGTGGGTGTTATGGCCGCGGCGCTGA